In Equus caballus isolate H_3958 breed thoroughbred chromosome 25, TB-T2T, whole genome shotgun sequence, one DNA window encodes the following:
- the CIZ1 gene encoding cip1-interacting zinc finger protein isoform X23, producing the protein MCNAGGTYRGSGERNGGGGFGEREAFLLPCSWAKVKAAMFNQQQQLQQQQLQQLQQQQLQQQQQMLQQLLQQSPPQAPLPMAVSRGLPQQQPQQQLLNLQGTNSASLFNGSMLQRALLLQQLQGLDQFAMPPAAYDSAGLPMPTATLGNLRSYSLATPNLTAPSLPAPPLATPNLQQFFPQATRQSLLGPPPVGVPINPSQLNLSGRTPQKQARTPSSTTPNRKDSSSQTMPVEDKSDPPEGSEEATEPQTDTPEDQDTSPGPDGITKEKGTPAPEPESCEASEPPAKRSKSSEGPTEKGPPGQLQAKVQPQARMTAPKQTQTPELLPEPQEARVQPCFQPRVLQIQAQVQPQTQLQMPPVDVQVQPKLQKQAQTQTSPEHLVLQQVQLKLQKQAEPQKQVQSQMQPQAHSKPPRQAEPQKQVQPQMQPQAHSQPPRQAQPQLQKQAQTQTYPQAQAEAQPRVQPLEQPREQPPMQLPVQPLDQTQGQPQTQSQVSLPASEQTPVLVHSTVLETPPDMIEARAGLEEASPEPAGAQVSMEESQEELTSGLDVGECEKRAREMLGMWGAGGSLKVTILQSSDSRAFSTVSLAPGPRSGDSTSAAPATASAPSKQALQFFCYICKANCSSQQEFQDHMSGAQHQQRLGEIQHMSQACLLSLLPVPRDVLEREDEEPPPRRWCNTCQVYYVGDLIQHRRTQDHKIAKQSLRPFCTICNRYFKTPRKFVEHVKSQGHKDKVKELKMLEKEIAGQDEDHFITVDAVGCFEGDEEEEDDDDEEEEEIEVEEEFCKQVRSRDISIEEWKGSETYSPNTAYGVDFLVPVMGYICRICHKFYHSNSGAQLSHCKTLAHFENLQKYKKAKNPSPTSRPVSRRCAINARNALTALFTSGGRPPSQPSAQDTAKTSSKNASSTTAIQGPAQNASSSEKPSVVSRRNHHSLHHGHS; encoded by the exons ATGTGTAACGCAGGCGGCACCTACAGAGGAAGCGGGGAGcggaatgggggtgggggattCGGGGAGAGAGAAGCCTTCCTCCTACCTTGTTCCTGGGCCAAAGTGAAAG ccgcCATGTTCAACCAGCAGCAGCaactccagcagcagcagctccagcaattacagcagcagcagctccagcaGCAGCAACAGATGCTCCAGCAGCTGCTCCAGCAGTCCCCTCCGCAGGCCCCACTGCCCATGGCTGTCAGCCG GGGGCTCCCCCAGCAGCAACCCCAGCAGCAGCTTCTGAATCTCCAGGGCACCAACTCGGCCTCCCTCTTCAACGGTTCCATGCTCCAGAGAGCTTTGCTTCTGCAGCAGTTGCAAG GACTGGACCAGTTTGCAATGCCACCAGCCGCGTATGACAGTGCCGGTCTCCCCATGCCCACAGCAACATTGG GTAACCTCCGCAGCTACAGCCTGGCAACTCCGAACCTGAcagcccccagcctcccagccccgcCGCTGGCCACCCCAAATCTGCAGCAGTTCTTTCCCCAGGCCACTCGGCAGTCTCTGCTGGGCCCCCCTCCTGTTGGGGTCCCCATAAACCCCTCCCAACTCAACCTTTCAGGGCGGACCCCCCAGAAACAGGCCCGGaccccctcctccaccacccctAATCGCAAG GATTCTTCTTCTCAGACGATGCCCGTGGAAGACAAGTCAGACCCCCCAGAGGGGTCTGAGGAAGCCACAGAACCCCAAACAGACACACCAGAAG ACCAAGATACCTCTCCCGGCCCAGATGGCATCACTAAGGAAAAAGGCACTCCAGCACCTGAGCCCGAGTCTTGTGAGGCATCTGAGCCACCAGCCAAGAGGTCAAAGAG CTCAGAGGGGCCCACAGAGAAGGGACCCCCAGGGCAGCTGCAGGCAAAGGTCCAGCCACAGGCCCGGATGACGGCACCGAAGCAGACACAGACCCCTGAGCTGCTGCCTGAGCCCCAGGAAGCCCGAGTGCAGCCATGTTTCCAGCCACGGGTTCTGCAGATCCAGGCCCAGGTGCAGCCACAGACTCAGCTACAGATGCCACCAGTGGATGTCCAGGTGCAGCCAAAGCTGCAGAAGCAGGCACAGACACAGACCTCTCCAGAGCACTTAGTGCTGCAGCAGGTGCAGCTGAAGCTGCAGAAGCAGGCAGAGCCACAGAAGCAGGTGCAGTCACAGATGCAGCCACAGGCACATTCAAAGCCCCCAAGGCAGGCTGAGCCACAGAAGCAGGTGCAGCCACAGATGCAGCCACAGGCACATTCACAGCCCCCAAGGCAGGCTCAGCCACAGCTGCAGAAGCAGGCACAGACGCAGACGTATCCACAGGCCCAGGCAGAAGCACAGCCAAGGGTTCAGCCACTGGAGCAGCCACGGGAGCAACCTCCAATGCAGTTGCCAGTGCAGCCACTGGACCAGACCCAGGGGCAGCCTCAGACCCAGTCACAGGTGTCATTGCCAGCATCAGAGCAAACACCGGTTCTGGTTCATTCCACAGTACTGGAGACACCTCCTGACATGATAGAAGCTAGAGCAG GCCTGGAGGAGGCCTCGCCGGAGCCAGCAGGTGCCCAGGTCAGCATGGAGGAGAGCCAGGAGGAGTTGACCAGTGGCCTGGATGTGGGAGAATGTgaaaaaagagcaagagagatGCTAGGG ATGTGGGGTGCCGGGGGCTCCCTGAAGGTCACCATCCTGCAGAGCAGTGACAGCCGGGCCTTCAGCACCGTCTCCCTCGCACCCGGGCCGCGTTCTGGGGACTCCACCTCCGCCGCCCCCGCCACCGCCAGCGCGCCCTCTAAGCAGGCCCTCCAGTTCTTCTGCTACATCTGCAAGGCCAACTGCAGCAGCCAGCAG GAGTTCCAGGACCACATGTCGGGGGCCCAGCACCAGCAGAGGCTCGGGGAGATCCAGCATATGAGCCAAGCCTGCCTCCTGTCCCTGCTGCCTGTGCCCCGGGATGTCCTGGAGAGAGAGGACGA AGAGCCCCCACCGAGGCGCTGGTGCAACACCTGCCAGGTCTACTACGTGGGGGACCTGATCCAGCACCGCAGGACACAGGACCACAAG ATCGCCAAACAATCGCTGCGACCTTTCTGCACTATTTGCAACCGCTACTTCAAGACCCCCCGCAAGTTTGTGGAGCATGTGAAGTCCCAGGGGCACAAGGATAAAGTCAAGGAG CTGAAGATGCTTGAGAAAGAGATAGCTGGCCAAGATGAGGACCACTTCATCACGGTGGATGCCGTGGGCTGCTTTGAGGGTGATGAAGAAGAGGAGGACGACGATGACGAGGAAGAAGAAGAGATCGAGGTTGAGGAGGAATTCTGCAAGCAG GTGAGGTCCAGAGATATATCCATAGAGGAGTGGAAAGGCTCGGAGACCTACAGCCCCAACACCGCATATG GTGTGGACTTCCTGGTGCCCGTGATGGGGTATATCTGCCGCATCTGCCATAAGTTCTACCACAGCAACTCGGGGGCGCAGCTCTCCCACTGCAAGACCTTGGCCCACTTCGAGAACCTGCAG AAATACAAGAAGGCCAAgaaccccagccccacctccaggcctgtGAGCCGCCGGTGTGCGATCAATGCCCGCAACGCCTTGACTGCTCTGTTCACCTCTGGTGGCCGCCCGCCCAGCCAGCCCAGCGCCCAGGACACAGCAAAAACCTCCAGCAAG AATGCCTCAAGCACAACAGCCATTCAAGGACCAGCTCAAAATGCCTCCTCTTCCGAGAAGCCTTCCGTGGTCTCCAGAAGAAACCATCACTCCCTCCACCACGGCCACTCCTGA
- the CIZ1 gene encoding cip1-interacting zinc finger protein isoform X18, which yields MFNQQQQLQQQQLQQLQQQQLQQQQQMLQQLLQQSPPQAPLPMAVSRGLPQQQPQQQLLNLQGTNSASLFNGSMLQRALLLQQLQGLDQFAMPPAAYDSAGLPMPTATLGNLRSYSLATPNLTAPSLPAPPLATPNLQQFFPQATRQSLLGPPPVGVPINPSQLNLSGRTPQKQARTPSSTTPNRKTMPVEDKSDPPEGSEEATEPQTDTPEDQDTSPGPDGITKEKGTPAPEPESCEASEPPAKRSKSSEGPTEKGPPGQLQAKVQPQARMTAPKQTQTPELLPEPQEARVQPCFQPRVLQIQAQVQPQTQLQMPPVDVQVQPKLQKQAQTQTSPEHLVLQQVQLKLQKQAEPQKQVQSQMQPQAHSKPPRQAEPQKQVQPQMQPQAHSQPPRQAQPQLQKQAQTQTYPQAQAEAQPRVQPLEQPREQPPMQLPVQPLDQTQGQPQTQSQVSLPASEQTPVLVHSTVLETPPDMIEARAGLEEASPEPAGAQVSMEESQEELTSGLDVGECEKRAREMLGMWGAGGSLKVTILQSSDSRAFSTVSLAPGPRSGDSTSAAPATASAPSKQALQFFCYICKANCSSQQEFQDHMSGAQHQQRLGEIQHMSQACLLSLLPVPRDVLEREDEEPPPRRWCNTCQVYYVGDLIQHRRTQDHKIAKQSLRPFCTICNRYFKTPRKFVEHVKSQGHKDKVKELKMLEKEIAGQDEDHFITVDAVGCFEGDEEEEDDDDEEEEEIEVEEEFCKQVRSRDISIEEWKGSETYSPNTAYGVDFLVPVMGYICRICHKFYHSNSGAQLSHCKTLAHFENLQKYKKAKNPSPTSRPVSRRCAINARNALTALFTSGGRPPSQPSAQDTAKTSSKAR from the exons ATGTTCAACCAGCAGCAGCaactccagcagcagcagctccagcaattacagcagcagcagctccagcaGCAGCAACAGATGCTCCAGCAGCTGCTCCAGCAGTCCCCTCCGCAGGCCCCACTGCCCATGGCTGTCAGCCG GGGGCTCCCCCAGCAGCAACCCCAGCAGCAGCTTCTGAATCTCCAGGGCACCAACTCGGCCTCCCTCTTCAACGGTTCCATGCTCCAGAGAGCTTTGCTTCTGCAGCAGTTGCAAG GACTGGACCAGTTTGCAATGCCACCAGCCGCGTATGACAGTGCCGGTCTCCCCATGCCCACAGCAACATTGG GTAACCTCCGCAGCTACAGCCTGGCAACTCCGAACCTGAcagcccccagcctcccagccccgcCGCTGGCCACCCCAAATCTGCAGCAGTTCTTTCCCCAGGCCACTCGGCAGTCTCTGCTGGGCCCCCCTCCTGTTGGGGTCCCCATAAACCCCTCCCAACTCAACCTTTCAGGGCGGACCCCCCAGAAACAGGCCCGGaccccctcctccaccacccctAATCGCAAG ACGATGCCCGTGGAAGACAAGTCAGACCCCCCAGAGGGGTCTGAGGAAGCCACAGAACCCCAAACAGACACACCAGAAG ACCAAGATACCTCTCCCGGCCCAGATGGCATCACTAAGGAAAAAGGCACTCCAGCACCTGAGCCCGAGTCTTGTGAGGCATCTGAGCCACCAGCCAAGAGGTCAAAGAG CTCAGAGGGGCCCACAGAGAAGGGACCCCCAGGGCAGCTGCAGGCAAAGGTCCAGCCACAGGCCCGGATGACGGCACCGAAGCAGACACAGACCCCTGAGCTGCTGCCTGAGCCCCAGGAAGCCCGAGTGCAGCCATGTTTCCAGCCACGGGTTCTGCAGATCCAGGCCCAGGTGCAGCCACAGACTCAGCTACAGATGCCACCAGTGGATGTCCAGGTGCAGCCAAAGCTGCAGAAGCAGGCACAGACACAGACCTCTCCAGAGCACTTAGTGCTGCAGCAGGTGCAGCTGAAGCTGCAGAAGCAGGCAGAGCCACAGAAGCAGGTGCAGTCACAGATGCAGCCACAGGCACATTCAAAGCCCCCAAGGCAGGCTGAGCCACAGAAGCAGGTGCAGCCACAGATGCAGCCACAGGCACATTCACAGCCCCCAAGGCAGGCTCAGCCACAGCTGCAGAAGCAGGCACAGACGCAGACGTATCCACAGGCCCAGGCAGAAGCACAGCCAAGGGTTCAGCCACTGGAGCAGCCACGGGAGCAACCTCCAATGCAGTTGCCAGTGCAGCCACTGGACCAGACCCAGGGGCAGCCTCAGACCCAGTCACAGGTGTCATTGCCAGCATCAGAGCAAACACCGGTTCTGGTTCATTCCACAGTACTGGAGACACCTCCTGACATGATAGAAGCTAGAGCAG GCCTGGAGGAGGCCTCGCCGGAGCCAGCAGGTGCCCAGGTCAGCATGGAGGAGAGCCAGGAGGAGTTGACCAGTGGCCTGGATGTGGGAGAATGTgaaaaaagagcaagagagatGCTAGGG ATGTGGGGTGCCGGGGGCTCCCTGAAGGTCACCATCCTGCAGAGCAGTGACAGCCGGGCCTTCAGCACCGTCTCCCTCGCACCCGGGCCGCGTTCTGGGGACTCCACCTCCGCCGCCCCCGCCACCGCCAGCGCGCCCTCTAAGCAGGCCCTCCAGTTCTTCTGCTACATCTGCAAGGCCAACTGCAGCAGCCAGCAG GAGTTCCAGGACCACATGTCGGGGGCCCAGCACCAGCAGAGGCTCGGGGAGATCCAGCATATGAGCCAAGCCTGCCTCCTGTCCCTGCTGCCTGTGCCCCGGGATGTCCTGGAGAGAGAGGACGA AGAGCCCCCACCGAGGCGCTGGTGCAACACCTGCCAGGTCTACTACGTGGGGGACCTGATCCAGCACCGCAGGACACAGGACCACAAG ATCGCCAAACAATCGCTGCGACCTTTCTGCACTATTTGCAACCGCTACTTCAAGACCCCCCGCAAGTTTGTGGAGCATGTGAAGTCCCAGGGGCACAAGGATAAAGTCAAGGAG CTGAAGATGCTTGAGAAAGAGATAGCTGGCCAAGATGAGGACCACTTCATCACGGTGGATGCCGTGGGCTGCTTTGAGGGTGATGAAGAAGAGGAGGACGACGATGACGAGGAAGAAGAAGAGATCGAGGTTGAGGAGGAATTCTGCAAGCAG GTGAGGTCCAGAGATATATCCATAGAGGAGTGGAAAGGCTCGGAGACCTACAGCCCCAACACCGCATATG GTGTGGACTTCCTGGTGCCCGTGATGGGGTATATCTGCCGCATCTGCCATAAGTTCTACCACAGCAACTCGGGGGCGCAGCTCTCCCACTGCAAGACCTTGGCCCACTTCGAGAACCTGCAG AAATACAAGAAGGCCAAgaaccccagccccacctccaggcctgtGAGCCGCCGGTGTGCGATCAATGCCCGCAACGCCTTGACTGCTCTGTTCACCTCTGGTGGCCGCCCGCCCAGCCAGCCCAGCGCCCAGGACACAGCAAAAACCTCCAGCAAG GCCCGTTGA
- the CIZ1 gene encoding cip1-interacting zinc finger protein isoform X2: MDSGRLHAPSHPNPARGRGSRDSGGRGAVGWGRSSWKSPSMSPPDDRPLWTADGPWAQSRPCPMRRTRDGGSAPPEAPSQPGAEPAARQAPAAMFNQQQQLQQQQLQQLQQQQLQQQQQMLQQLLQQSPPQAPLPMAVSRGLPQQQPQQQLLNLQGTNSASLFNGSMLQRALLLQQLQGLDQFAMPPAAYDSAGLPMPTATLGNLRSYSLATPNLTAPSLPAPPLATPNLQQFFPQATRQSLLGPPPVGVPINPSQLNLSGRTPQKQARTPSSTTPNRKTMPVEDKSDPPEGSEEATEPQTDTPEDQDTSPGPDGITKEKGTPAPEPESCEASEPPAKRSKSSEGPTEKGPPGQLQAKVQPQARMTAPKQTQTPELLPEPQEARVQPCFQPRVLQIQAQVQPQTQLQMPPVDVQVQPKLQKQAQTQTSPEHLVLQQVQLKLQKQAEPQKQVQSQMQPQAHSKPPRQAEPQKQVQPQMQPQAHSQPPRQAQPQLQKQAQTQTYPQAQAEAQPRVQPLEQPREQPPMQLPVQPLDQTQGQPQTQSQVSLPASEQTPVLVHSTVLETPPDMIEARAGLEEASPEPAGAQVSMEESQEELTSGLDVGECEKRAREMLGMWGAGGSLKVTILQSSDSRAFSTVSLAPGPRSGDSTSAAPATASAPSKQALQFFCYICKANCSSQQEFQDHMSGAQHQQRLGEIQHMSQACLLSLLPVPRDVLEREDEEPPPRRWCNTCQVYYVGDLIQHRRTQDHKIAKQSLRPFCTICNRYFKTPRKFVEHVKSQGHKDKVKELKMLEKEIAGQDEDHFITVDAVGCFEGDEEEEDDDDEEEEEIEVEEEFCKQVRSRDISIEEWKGSETYSPNTAYGVDFLVPVMGYICRICHKFYHSNSGAQLSHCKTLAHFENLQKYKKAKNPSPTSRPVSRRCAINARNALTALFTSGGRPPSQPSAQDTAKTSSKNASSTTAIQGPAQNASSSEKPSVVSRRNHHSLHHGHS, translated from the exons ATGGACAGCGGTCGGCTGCACGCCCCCTCCCATCCCAACCCCGCGCGGGGCCGGGGATCGCGGGACAGTGGCGGCCGCGGGGCGGTCGGTTGGGGACGGTCCTCCTGGAAGTCGCCCTCGATGTCGCCGCCAGACGACAGACCCCTCTGGACAGCAGACGGACCTTGGGCTCAGAGCCGACCCTGCCCAATGCGGAGGACGCGCGACGGAGGGTCTGCGCCGCCCGAGGCCCCCTCGCAGCCGGGAGCCGAGCCCGCGGCCCGCCAGGCGCCGG ccgcCATGTTCAACCAGCAGCAGCaactccagcagcagcagctccagcaattacagcagcagcagctccagcaGCAGCAACAGATGCTCCAGCAGCTGCTCCAGCAGTCCCCTCCGCAGGCCCCACTGCCCATGGCTGTCAGCCG GGGGCTCCCCCAGCAGCAACCCCAGCAGCAGCTTCTGAATCTCCAGGGCACCAACTCGGCCTCCCTCTTCAACGGTTCCATGCTCCAGAGAGCTTTGCTTCTGCAGCAGTTGCAAG GACTGGACCAGTTTGCAATGCCACCAGCCGCGTATGACAGTGCCGGTCTCCCCATGCCCACAGCAACATTGG GTAACCTCCGCAGCTACAGCCTGGCAACTCCGAACCTGAcagcccccagcctcccagccccgcCGCTGGCCACCCCAAATCTGCAGCAGTTCTTTCCCCAGGCCACTCGGCAGTCTCTGCTGGGCCCCCCTCCTGTTGGGGTCCCCATAAACCCCTCCCAACTCAACCTTTCAGGGCGGACCCCCCAGAAACAGGCCCGGaccccctcctccaccacccctAATCGCAAG ACGATGCCCGTGGAAGACAAGTCAGACCCCCCAGAGGGGTCTGAGGAAGCCACAGAACCCCAAACAGACACACCAGAAG ACCAAGATACCTCTCCCGGCCCAGATGGCATCACTAAGGAAAAAGGCACTCCAGCACCTGAGCCCGAGTCTTGTGAGGCATCTGAGCCACCAGCCAAGAGGTCAAAGAG CTCAGAGGGGCCCACAGAGAAGGGACCCCCAGGGCAGCTGCAGGCAAAGGTCCAGCCACAGGCCCGGATGACGGCACCGAAGCAGACACAGACCCCTGAGCTGCTGCCTGAGCCCCAGGAAGCCCGAGTGCAGCCATGTTTCCAGCCACGGGTTCTGCAGATCCAGGCCCAGGTGCAGCCACAGACTCAGCTACAGATGCCACCAGTGGATGTCCAGGTGCAGCCAAAGCTGCAGAAGCAGGCACAGACACAGACCTCTCCAGAGCACTTAGTGCTGCAGCAGGTGCAGCTGAAGCTGCAGAAGCAGGCAGAGCCACAGAAGCAGGTGCAGTCACAGATGCAGCCACAGGCACATTCAAAGCCCCCAAGGCAGGCTGAGCCACAGAAGCAGGTGCAGCCACAGATGCAGCCACAGGCACATTCACAGCCCCCAAGGCAGGCTCAGCCACAGCTGCAGAAGCAGGCACAGACGCAGACGTATCCACAGGCCCAGGCAGAAGCACAGCCAAGGGTTCAGCCACTGGAGCAGCCACGGGAGCAACCTCCAATGCAGTTGCCAGTGCAGCCACTGGACCAGACCCAGGGGCAGCCTCAGACCCAGTCACAGGTGTCATTGCCAGCATCAGAGCAAACACCGGTTCTGGTTCATTCCACAGTACTGGAGACACCTCCTGACATGATAGAAGCTAGAGCAG GCCTGGAGGAGGCCTCGCCGGAGCCAGCAGGTGCCCAGGTCAGCATGGAGGAGAGCCAGGAGGAGTTGACCAGTGGCCTGGATGTGGGAGAATGTgaaaaaagagcaagagagatGCTAGGG ATGTGGGGTGCCGGGGGCTCCCTGAAGGTCACCATCCTGCAGAGCAGTGACAGCCGGGCCTTCAGCACCGTCTCCCTCGCACCCGGGCCGCGTTCTGGGGACTCCACCTCCGCCGCCCCCGCCACCGCCAGCGCGCCCTCTAAGCAGGCCCTCCAGTTCTTCTGCTACATCTGCAAGGCCAACTGCAGCAGCCAGCAG GAGTTCCAGGACCACATGTCGGGGGCCCAGCACCAGCAGAGGCTCGGGGAGATCCAGCATATGAGCCAAGCCTGCCTCCTGTCCCTGCTGCCTGTGCCCCGGGATGTCCTGGAGAGAGAGGACGA AGAGCCCCCACCGAGGCGCTGGTGCAACACCTGCCAGGTCTACTACGTGGGGGACCTGATCCAGCACCGCAGGACACAGGACCACAAG ATCGCCAAACAATCGCTGCGACCTTTCTGCACTATTTGCAACCGCTACTTCAAGACCCCCCGCAAGTTTGTGGAGCATGTGAAGTCCCAGGGGCACAAGGATAAAGTCAAGGAG CTGAAGATGCTTGAGAAAGAGATAGCTGGCCAAGATGAGGACCACTTCATCACGGTGGATGCCGTGGGCTGCTTTGAGGGTGATGAAGAAGAGGAGGACGACGATGACGAGGAAGAAGAAGAGATCGAGGTTGAGGAGGAATTCTGCAAGCAG GTGAGGTCCAGAGATATATCCATAGAGGAGTGGAAAGGCTCGGAGACCTACAGCCCCAACACCGCATATG GTGTGGACTTCCTGGTGCCCGTGATGGGGTATATCTGCCGCATCTGCCATAAGTTCTACCACAGCAACTCGGGGGCGCAGCTCTCCCACTGCAAGACCTTGGCCCACTTCGAGAACCTGCAG AAATACAAGAAGGCCAAgaaccccagccccacctccaggcctgtGAGCCGCCGGTGTGCGATCAATGCCCGCAACGCCTTGACTGCTCTGTTCACCTCTGGTGGCCGCCCGCCCAGCCAGCCCAGCGCCCAGGACACAGCAAAAACCTCCAGCAAG AATGCCTCAAGCACAACAGCCATTCAAGGACCAGCTCAAAATGCCTCCTCTTCCGAGAAGCCTTCCGTGGTCTCCAGAAGAAACCATCACTCCCTCCACCACGGCCACTCCTGA